TTCAGTGGAACAGTTGATAAGGCAGAATCAAGCAAGGCATTCTAAGCGAACGTCAAGTATAACAAGTTAAAAACACTAGCTCAACTAGAAAATAATTGAAACAGGTACTCAAAAAAAACCTCTTGAAGATTGCAAGGACTACAGAAGGTTAACAACTTGATAACTGAAAGTGACTTTCAGCAGTGGGAAGCCTGTCGCTTAAGATACACGGCATTATCCCAACCATCCAAAACACTAAACTAAAGATAAACATTTCTCAAGATTTCCATTTATAAACCTCCTGTAGCATTCGAACTGTTGATACTAATCTACTTCAACCACAGCAAGTagctttttttctatttattatcATATCAAATTGCAAGCGAGCGTTTGATATAGATTTTATCCATCACCAAATATACACCTTAAAGGTAGAAATTGCAGAGAGCACAGAATACCATGGTTCTTATAAATAGAGGCCACATAATTAGGTGGTAAAAATGGAAATTAAACCATTGAGAGCACTTATAGCTTTGGTTTTGGGAGTTGCTGTGGCGGCTTTGCCTTCCTAATTAGAGCTTCTTGCGTCAATGACATAATAAGCTGCAAATTAAcacaaaattaatgaaaaaaaaacaaatataactACTATATGATCCTTTGCAATTAAAAGGACAAGGTCAAAAGCACAGAGCTTAACTAAAATATGGTGCATTTTGTAATGGGTCCTCAAACTCTAAAAAGTTTTTAGCGCatgtttaattttagaaaatgtTGTCAAAAAGTTGTAGAACATTACGTTAGGTTACAAAATATTTCATCAAGAGGCACCATAACCTAATACGGAGGTACTTAAAAtcacttaaatcaaatacaataaAAGGTTAGGTagtgatattatcaatttttttaaaaaaaatttaggtacCCATGTCAATCCTATAATTCTCTTAAGGACTGTACATTTTTACCACCCCagattttttaatttaggtACCCATTTGAATTGTATAATTCTCTTAAGGCCTATACATTTTAACCGTCccaaaaatactttttaatttaGGTACCCATTTCAATCCTGTAATTCTCTTAAGgcctatacatttttaccaccccagaaagagagaaaatcagCATACTACCTCCCCCTTCCTGTTGAACATGCGACCGGTACAGAACCCACGGCCGCCAGAGGCCACTGGGCTTTCTATCTGTGGACACAAACGCACAACGTCAATCATGAGAAGCAGCTTCTATTaatgaataaaaagaaaattttctttagcACTTACTACGTATAACAACCAATCGTCAGCTTTCACAAGTCTGTGAAACCACATCCTGAGGAAAGACAGTAGAATGAGTTATACCGAATTATGTACTCATTCTACTTTATAATGATGCCGATGCATCTCAACATAATAAAGTTTCAGataatttacaaattataatGGTTCTTTTTTCTATCATTCATACAACATGTTCCGGAGAAGATTCATGGAGAATCAATTAAATGCAGCATTATAACAGGAAAACTAAGATTATGACTGCCATAACCTTATATTTAGGTATATAAGGAGTAGTattctttttaaataaacagTAAGTGAAAGTAACGTAATCAAAATCAGCACGAAATTTCTCCTAAAAAAGAATCAATACGAAGTACAAGCTACGCTACTACATCAGAAGCAAAATGAGAAAAACTGTTAAGACACTCCACAGGGTGTAAGTTGGAATCACGGAGAAAGGATACAGCAACGTACGAGTGATCCAGACTAAGTGACAATGTCTTCATACCCTTCTGCTTGTGGGGATTTAAACTAACACCAGAAAATATAAGATCTGAAGCATACGCTACAACACACCTGTATCACCAACACATGAGATAGTCATATCAAAGAGGACAATGAAAACAACTACAGTTAACTGAAAGAAGTCTAATAATAGCTAACTAGGAGAAAAGAGAACATCTATAACCTTGTGGTGCATTGTTATGATATTCTCAATGAGATTTACAAGAGAAGATTGGTTTCATACACCCTTTTAGCTTACATACTATTATttgttcggatttttaaaaaaaaagagaataaaatgaTTCCTTTGACATCTgtatatttataaagaaaagGAGGGAGAAAGGAGAAACTATTTTCATCAATTGACCTGCTCAATGGCTCAGCCAAGCAATCTGCACCAGATATTTCTACTCAGATTTATTCATTTGGCACAGTACTCATGGCCTAAGAAAATGTAGTTAATcgaatttgttaaaaaattcaaagagcAAATGTGCCCAGATACGCAATAAGGCAATGTAATGAGGATAAAAGAAGTACCTATGTAGAGCTGGATCATCTGAAAGTCTTCCCCTAGCTCTAAACCAATAATTTAAACTGAAAATGGAATTGGCATTAGTAACTACAGTATTTGGAGGGAACCCACAATGAGATGAAGCAGCTAAAGCATAAGAGCAAGGATTGTCCGTGGCACCCTACCAGCATGTGGCACGCGATCGTGCCCACACCATATCgacaattttttcctttttttttttgtattttttggaatctttttgagttttttaagGTAAAAGGTTTTCCAAGATTTTTCATAATTAGACCTTGTAATAACTACTTACGTTTGGAACAATTAGCAAGATTCATTGCATAATAAGACCaacttttagtgaaaaaaacacaaataataAGATTTCCTccaatttctttaataactttagaTCTAGTGAATACCCATGATAGTGCTTTCCTGTAAATTTTAATCCAATTATGACTTTGGTTTTTGTTTCATACATATACTTccgtaatatatataaaattattattttaattataagacATATATGGATCTATTCTTACTAAATCATGCAAGATATAATACATAAAAGATTTTATAGCCACTAGAGATATTAAAACActataaaaaactaatttttaacaaaaaatagaaaaaaatatccGTGCCAGTGCGTGCCGATCTACCATTGGCATGCCACTAGCATGGGATGTTGGCACACTTTGTGGCGCTGTGCATGCCGTGTCAGTAGCACAACAGCAAGGGCCGCGCCAATGGTACAACACGACAATCCttgcatgagagagagagagagatggcagATTTACCTAGGTTTAGCTTGTTGTGAAGAGTTGCTTACTTCACAAAACCTTATTTCTATGGGCCAGggaacaaatttttttcttgcaaCGGTGTTTCTATAGTGCCTGTCCATGCAAAAATGTTAGACTAAGAAGACAGTAAGCCTAAAAAACAATGAAACAAACAATAACTAATTAGACATAAGAAACTCATTTTGATTGAGATGAGATTTAGGGAAACTTTTTGAAGAAGATATACAGGTAGCTTTACCTGACTTTTATTGGTAATCAAACAAGAACATCAAAGATAGATATTCTTTTTCATAACATGCATAAggagtaaaatcaaatttctttttctcgTTATCCTTAGCACCTATTAAATTGCTGCATGACAGGATACCAACATACAACCAATAAAATGAGCTTCAAACTTGTAGCAGGTGGCTTAACCATAAATTTCTAAGATAGCCTACTGAATTACAAATGATTACATAACATACATTGGATTATGTGGTAGATTTAGATTCATTATCTAAACAAAAGAAACTTATTCAGATGGTATGTAGTCTTGCTATTAtgcatttcttataatttatcaaAGTCGATCATGGTATTAGTTAATGTATGTATGCAAATCTAGGTCACAGAGTAGTTTAAATGATTGACTACTAAAGCACTAAAAATTTTCAAGACCCtgcataaaattataaactttcaAGCCTTCCTGTGTAAAAGTATAAGCACAAAAGCATACTATCAAGAAACATACTATCTCATAACAGAGTATTAAagtttaaggaaaaaaaaaactatcataTTACGAGAAAATATATTCTTGTCATGCTAAAATGATTACATGGGAAGGCGAGGATCAGTAAGACGCCTCTCTCGCAACTCTTCCATGGATGGGAGCTGCAACGGACAACTTGGCATTAGTATGTAAGGATACTCGCATTATATGCCCCAACGTAAATATAAAAAGGATACTGACTATCTCAGGGTCAGGAACATGAGGCATTGAAACACTTTGATGTTCAAACCCTAGTTCATCCTTCTGCAACGAAGTCATAGAAATGTAAAGTTATAAGCATGACATACTACTTTAAACACTACAATCACTTAGACTCTTTCAAAGAAATTTTGAGCTTCCTATCTTTTATATGTGTAACGCAGACATGTATATAACAGTGCAAGCAAGAATTTAGAGAAAGTAATATATGAGGGCATGGGAAGGTGACAAGTGAATTTTGCCAGCACACTGATGTTGCATTAAGAGTCTGCATTAAGAACCTAATTACTAGCATTTACCAGGACTACTATTTGACGATgctaaataaaactaaatattaGTGCACTAAGAATCTATTTACTGCATTAAGACTTAAGAGCCTATTTACCTGCAAAAATTATTGTAGGAGTTACATGGCTATTGATCCATCACAAGCCATTACAGAAAACAGGCAAAGTGTATAATTAACTGCAAATAATCAAAATCCTATTTGTGCATTATGTGTATAAATACTGATGatccaaagtaaaatttttatagccACAAATTACAAGCACAGAAATGTTATGAACAACAGCAAAAATGTACTGTAATCAAAATCAAAGTTCAGTCCATATGCAAGTTAAAagtagatgaaaaaaaaaacctaattcaGACTTAATAAGTCATGTTCAGACTTGAATAAGTAATGTCTCACACAATAATACAATATAGACTTGTTCAGATATTTGTGCATTGTCACACTTAACAGGATTTAAATAAAAGAGGAAGAATCACGGTTTTCAATGTCTAATTTTCAGACATTACTTTTTTCACTTGTATGAGCAATTCTGCAGGGTTGTGTAGGAAATGGAAATAACATTAATGAGATTCCTCAGACCAAGACCAAGATCGATTGACCACCTGAAAGGAAGCTAGCAAAGAGAAAATGACAGCGCCATGCTGCTTTGCATCTACTCTTCTGGTGGCAAAGCTGTTTCCATCACGTGCACGATGAACTTGATATATTATTGGCACTAAAAAGAATACACAACTAAGCTGATATCCTATGTGAAATTCCAAATAAATGCACAAAAGTAATAGATCTAAAAAAGGAAATACTTACAATTATTGTCACCTGCAACAAGAAAAACCACATGCAAGCTATGGGCCAGTTTAAGGCAATCCACTGTCTTAGACGCTGCTGCTAATGCCTGCATTTACTGGAAAGACTAAATTGATTGGGTCCTCAAAAAGCATTACGGACAATTTGAATTTGTTGGggcattttgttttttaaaaagcTTAACTTTCTCAATCCCAGAAAAGGAAACATTGAAAAGAATTATTACCCACAGGAAGAACTTCAAGAGGTTAATATGCAGGCAAAAACACGAGCGCTCACACACACAGACACCACCCTCCCCCTCCCagccgcccccccccccccccccccccccccccccctgccccccccccccacacacaacaagagagagaaagagagcagagagagagacgggCAAAAAGGTTAAAGCGTACCTGTCCAATCAATTGTCCTCAAAAACTTGTTAAAATTGGAGCATCTGGCAAAGTAATCCACGAAAGTATCCACCTTacaatagaaaaggaaaagataagATACAGAACCTAGATTTTGAAGTTTAATAGCAGATAGGAATATACATAACAAATAATTCCAAAGAGAGTTTTCGAAGAGAGAATACAATCGTAAACAGTTATACCCACCTGAATAAGACATCATAAAGACCTTTAGGGGCGTTAAGAGTCAGACATAAATATAATGCatgttt
This genomic window from Ananas comosus cultivar F153 linkage group 3, ASM154086v1, whole genome shotgun sequence contains:
- the LOC109707548 gene encoding LOW QUALITY PROTEIN: uncharacterized protein LOC109707548 (The sequence of the model RefSeq protein was modified relative to this genomic sequence to represent the inferred CDS: substituted 1 base at 1 genomic stop codon), which gives rise to MDREEVIEFLGQVPLLQRLPSSSLRKIAELVEVRRYETGEYVAREGEPVDGLYFIWEGKAEVSGSTNAEEGNRPELFLKQYDYFGYGATGSVHQVNVVALSKLTCLVLPDRYRHLLQPKSIWNADETPENFSLVEHILHLEPLEVSTISWITLPDAPILTSFXGQLIGQALAAASKTVDCLKLAHSLHVVFLVAGDNNLPIIYQVHRARDGNSFATRRVDAKQHGAVIFSLLASFQKDELGFEHQSVSMPHVPDPEILPSMEELRERRLTDPRLPMHYRNTVARKKFVPWPIEIRFCEVSNSSQQAKPSLNYWFRARGRLSDDPALHRCVVAYASDLIFSGVSLNPHKQKGMKTLSLSLDHSMWFHRLVKADDWLLYVIESPVASGGRGFCTGRMFNRKGELIMSLTQEALIRKAKPPQQLPKPKL